The proteins below come from a single Staphylococcus sp. MI 10-1553 genomic window:
- the lacD gene encoding tagatose-bisphosphate aldolase, whose translation MSKKQELLSHLSDNNGIISALAFDQRGALKRMMSQFQTSEPDVKDMEQLKKLVSEELTPYASSILLDPEYGLPATQVRHASTGLLLAYEKTGYDANAKGRLPDCLVDWSAKRIKEAGAEAVKFLLYYDVDDEKHINVQKEAYIERIGSECKAEDIPFFLEILAYDDSIKDNKSKAYAKVKPRKVIEAMRVFSNERFGVDVLKVEVPVDMNYVEGFSQGEFVYTREEAAQYFKQQDEATQLPYIYLSAGVSAKLFQDTLRFAHDSGAKFNGVLCGRATWSGAVKAYIENGEEAAREWLRTEGYDNISELNKVLTETAVSYKEKL comes from the coding sequence ATGAGTAAGAAACAAGAACTGTTATCACACTTAAGTGACAACAATGGAATCATATCAGCATTAGCTTTTGATCAACGTGGTGCATTAAAACGGATGATGTCACAATTTCAAACATCTGAACCTGACGTTAAAGATATGGAACAATTAAAAAAATTAGTTTCAGAAGAGCTCACACCTTATGCGTCATCTATTTTACTCGATCCAGAATATGGTTTGCCTGCAACACAAGTGAGACACGCATCTACAGGCTTACTACTAGCATATGAAAAAACAGGATATGATGCGAATGCTAAAGGGCGCTTGCCAGATTGTCTTGTAGATTGGTCTGCTAAACGTATTAAAGAAGCAGGTGCGGAAGCTGTAAAATTTTTGCTCTATTATGATGTTGATGATGAAAAACACATTAATGTTCAAAAAGAAGCATATATTGAAAGAATTGGCTCAGAGTGTAAGGCAGAAGATATTCCATTCTTCTTAGAAATTCTAGCTTATGATGATTCAATTAAAGATAACAAAAGCAAAGCGTACGCAAAGGTAAAACCAAGAAAAGTCATTGAAGCGATGCGTGTATTTTCAAATGAACGTTTTGGAGTAGATGTTTTAAAAGTAGAAGTACCTGTAGATATGAATTATGTCGAAGGGTTTAGTCAAGGTGAATTTGTGTACACACGTGAAGAAGCGGCACAGTATTTTAAACAGCAAGATGAAGCAACACAACTTCCTTATATTTATTTAAGTGCCGGAGTTTCTGCAAAATTATTTCAAGACACATTAAGATTCGCTCATGATTCCGGCGCTAAATTTAACGGTGTATTATGTGGACGTGCGACATGGTCTGGTGCAGTCAAAGCCTACATTGAGAACGGAGAGGAAGCCGC